One Candidatus Paracaedimonas acanthamoebae genomic window carries:
- the rpoC gene encoding DNA-directed RNA polymerase subunit beta', whose protein sequence is MNNLMNIFGQVKTAANFDHLKISIASPEKIRSWSYGEVKKPETINYRTFKPERDGLFCARIFGPVKDYECLCGKYKRMKYRGIICEKCGVEVTLSKVRRDRMGHIELATPVAHIWFTKSLPSRVAQLLDLTMKDLEKVLYFESYIVVEPGLTPLRQRQLLTEEEFVDAQDEYGEDAFTAGIGAEALKAMLSQIDLESEQKNLREELYDTTSEMRRKKLVKRLKIVEAFLESGARPEWMVLDVLPVIPPELRPLVPLDGGRFATSDLNDLYRRVINRNNRLRRLMELRAPDIIIRNEKRMLQESVDALFDNSRRARPIAGANKRPLKSLADMLKGKQGRFRQNLLGKRVDYSGRSVIVVGPELKLHQCGLPKRMALELFKPFVYSRLERYGLASTIKAAKRMVERERPEVWDILEEVIREHPVLLNRAPTLHRLGIQAFEPVLIEGKAIQLHPLVCTAFNADFDGDQMAVHVPLSIEAQLESRVLMMSTNNILSPASGRPIIVPTKDIVLGLYYLTMSRESEKGEGMIFASIGELEQALNAGLLSLHAKIKARYYGVDAEGKKTSSIVETTPGRFMLSDIYPRHPNLGFEIINCLLTSKDITKLIDVVYRHCGQKETVIFTDRLMALGFKYATYAGVSFGKDDLLIPADKEQLVNETHDMVAKYEQQYLDGLITQGEKYNKVVDAWAQCSEKVAQAMMKGLSTVETGKPVNSVYMMAHSGARGSAAQMKQLAGMRGLMTKPSGEIIETPIISNFKEGLTVLEYFNSTHGARKGLSDTALKTANSGYLTRRLVDVAQDGVITIEDCGTENGISVKAVVEGSEVLTPLSERVLGRTILEDLIDPATEEVIARKGETLDEVHIERLEHSNIDEIRIRSALTCEAETGICGNCYGRDLARGTRVNMGEAVGVIAAQSIGEPGTQLTMRTFHIGGTAQGAGEKSSIESSIDAKVEISNRNVVINSEGIPIVMNRYCEVILKDSKDRERARYKLPYGARILADEGTQVKKGQKLAEWDPFTLPIITETDGVINYVDLVDGVSMREVMDETTGIASRVIIDWRQQPRGANLKPRLALRDKKGEALTLPSGVEARYFLPVDAILNVDNHTEVKAGDIIARIPRESSKTRDITGGLPRVAELFEARMPKDHAIISEINGRVEFGKDYKTKRRIRVVPTEGQGEPLEYMIPKGRHVTVFEGDYVKRGELLVDGNPVPHEILRILGVEALASYLINEIQEVYRLQGVKINDKHIEVIVRQMLQKIEIEDAGDSTYLVGEHIDRREFNDVCDKLLRDNLRPAVGHPVLQGITKASLQTESFISAASFQETTRVLTEAAVAGKKDNLIGLKENVIVGRLIPAGTGSVINTLKRVATKLDLERLSPEKGQAGDTALPVAKDETESSPQVL, encoded by the coding sequence ATGAACAATTTGATGAATATATTTGGCCAGGTCAAAACTGCTGCAAACTTTGACCATCTTAAGATCTCAATAGCAAGTCCTGAAAAGATTCGCTCTTGGTCTTATGGTGAAGTAAAAAAGCCAGAAACAATTAACTATCGTACATTTAAGCCCGAGAGAGACGGCCTTTTCTGTGCACGCATTTTTGGTCCTGTAAAAGACTACGAATGCTTATGTGGTAAGTATAAGCGGATGAAATATCGCGGAATTATCTGCGAAAAGTGTGGCGTTGAAGTCACACTTTCAAAGGTTCGCCGTGATCGTATGGGGCATATTGAACTGGCAACTCCTGTTGCTCATATCTGGTTCACGAAATCGCTTCCAAGTCGTGTTGCTCAATTGCTTGATCTTACGATGAAGGATCTTGAAAAAGTTCTTTATTTTGAAAGTTATATTGTAGTTGAGCCAGGTTTAACACCTCTCAGGCAGCGACAACTCTTAACTGAAGAAGAGTTCGTTGATGCTCAAGATGAGTACGGCGAAGATGCTTTTACTGCAGGAATTGGCGCAGAAGCTCTTAAGGCGATGCTTTCTCAAATTGATCTTGAGAGTGAGCAAAAAAATCTTCGTGAAGAGCTTTATGATACAACGTCGGAAATGCGCCGTAAAAAGCTCGTCAAGCGATTGAAAATCGTTGAAGCTTTCCTTGAATCAGGGGCTCGTCCTGAATGGATGGTTTTGGATGTTCTACCAGTTATTCCTCCTGAGCTTCGTCCTCTTGTCCCTCTCGATGGGGGCCGATTTGCAACGTCAGATCTTAACGATCTATATCGTCGTGTGATCAATCGTAACAATCGTCTGCGTCGTCTGATGGAATTACGTGCGCCTGATATTATCATTCGAAATGAAAAGCGAATGCTTCAAGAATCAGTTGATGCCTTATTCGATAACAGCCGCCGCGCGCGTCCTATCGCAGGGGCAAATAAGCGTCCTTTGAAATCTTTGGCAGACATGCTCAAAGGAAAACAAGGTCGTTTCCGTCAAAACTTGCTTGGAAAACGTGTGGACTATTCAGGCCGTTCAGTGATCGTTGTTGGACCTGAACTTAAGCTTCATCAATGCGGTCTTCCAAAAAGAATGGCCTTAGAGCTTTTCAAGCCTTTTGTTTATTCTCGTCTTGAGCGTTATGGCCTCGCAAGCACAATTAAAGCTGCAAAGCGTATGGTTGAGCGTGAGCGCCCAGAAGTATGGGATATCCTTGAAGAAGTCATTCGAGAGCACCCTGTTCTTTTGAACCGTGCTCCAACACTCCACCGTCTTGGTATCCAAGCGTTTGAACCTGTTTTAATTGAAGGCAAAGCTATCCAATTACATCCCTTAGTCTGTACAGCTTTTAACGCAGACTTTGATGGTGATCAGATGGCGGTTCACGTTCCTCTTTCAATTGAGGCTCAACTTGAATCTCGTGTATTAATGATGTCGACTAACAATATTTTGAGCCCTGCTAGCGGGCGCCCAATTATCGTGCCTACAAAGGATATCGTGCTTGGTCTTTATTATCTTACGATGAGCCGTGAGAGCGAAAAAGGCGAAGGCATGATTTTTGCTTCGATTGGCGAGCTTGAGCAAGCCTTGAATGCGGGCCTTCTCTCTTTACATGCAAAAATTAAAGCGCGTTACTATGGGGTTGATGCAGAAGGAAAGAAGACTTCCTCGATCGTCGAAACAACACCGGGACGCTTCATGTTGTCCGATATTTACCCGCGTCATCCGAATTTAGGATTTGAGATCATTAACTGCCTCTTGACAAGCAAGGATATTACGAAGCTCATTGATGTCGTTTATCGTCACTGTGGTCAGAAAGAGACAGTTATTTTCACGGATCGCTTGATGGCCCTTGGCTTTAAATATGCAACTTATGCAGGTGTATCATTTGGTAAAGATGACCTTTTGATTCCGGCTGATAAAGAGCAGCTTGTTAACGAAACGCACGACATGGTTGCAAAGTATGAGCAACAATATCTTGATGGTCTTATCACGCAAGGTGAGAAGTATAACAAGGTCGTTGACGCTTGGGCGCAATGTTCTGAAAAAGTTGCGCAAGCCATGATGAAAGGCCTCTCAACTGTTGAGACAGGCAAGCCGGTAAACTCTGTTTATATGATGGCTCACTCAGGAGCGCGTGGATCGGCAGCCCAGATGAAGCAGTTGGCTGGAATGCGTGGATTGATGACTAAGCCTTCAGGTGAAATTATTGAGACCCCGATTATTTCAAACTTTAAAGAGGGATTAACCGTTCTTGAGTACTTTAACTCAACTCACGGTGCTCGAAAAGGTTTGTCTGATACGGCTCTTAAGACTGCGAACTCCGGATATCTCACACGCCGTCTTGTGGACGTAGCTCAAGATGGTGTCATTACCATTGAAGATTGCGGCACTGAAAACGGCATTTCTGTGAAGGCGGTGGTTGAGGGCAGTGAAGTCCTTACACCTCTCTCTGAACGCGTTTTAGGTCGTACAATTCTAGAAGATTTGATCGATCCTGCAACTGAAGAAGTGATTGCCCGAAAAGGTGAAACTCTTGATGAGGTTCATATCGAACGCCTCGAACACTCAAATATTGATGAAATCCGTATTCGTTCCGCACTTACTTGTGAAGCAGAGACTGGAATTTGTGGAAATTGTTATGGTCGCGATTTGGCACGTGGTACACGCGTCAATATGGGAGAAGCGGTCGGTGTGATTGCGGCACAATCGATTGGTGAACCTGGAACTCAGCTTACAATGCGTACTTTCCACATTGGTGGAACGGCTCAAGGTGCAGGTGAGAAGTCCAGTATTGAGTCTTCGATAGATGCAAAAGTTGAGATCAGTAACCGTAACGTGGTTATCAACAGTGAGGGAATTCCGATTGTGATGAACCGTTATTGTGAAGTGATCTTGAAAGATTCTAAAGATCGCGAGCGTGCGCGTTATAAGCTGCCTTATGGTGCGCGTATCCTTGCTGATGAAGGAACTCAAGTGAAAAAAGGTCAGAAATTGGCGGAATGGGATCCGTTTACACTTCCGATCATCACTGAAACAGACGGTGTTATTAATTATGTGGATCTTGTGGATGGTGTTTCTATGCGTGAAGTCATGGATGAGACAACTGGTATCGCAAGCCGCGTGATCATTGACTGGCGTCAACAACCTCGTGGAGCAAACTTGAAGCCTCGTCTTGCTCTTCGTGATAAGAAGGGTGAAGCCTTGACACTTCCAAGTGGTGTTGAAGCAAGATACTTCTTGCCTGTTGATGCGATCTTGAATGTTGATAATCATACAGAGGTAAAAGCTGGTGATATCATCGCACGTATTCCAAGAGAAAGCTCAAAGACGCGCGATATTACGGGTGGTTTGCCTCGTGTGGCTGAACTTTTTGAAGCTCGGATGCCGAAAGATCACGCAATTATCAGCGAAATCAACGGACGCGTTGAATTTGGTAAGGATTATAAGACAAAACGCCGTATTCGTGTTGTGCCGACAGAAGGACAAGGAGAGCCTTTAGAATATATGATTCCAAAGGGGCGCCATGTGACTGTATTTGAAGGCGATTACGTAAAACGAGGCGAGCTTCTTGTTGATGGAAATCCTGTCCCTCATGAAATTTTACGTATTCTCGGTGTTGAGGCTTTGGCAAGTTATTTAATCAATGAAATTCAAGAAGTTTATCGTCTTCAAGGTGTGAAGATTAACGATAAGCATATTGAAGTAATTGTCCGCCAAATGCTTCAAAAAATTGAGATTGAGGATGCAGGTGATTCAACTTACCTCGTCGGTGAACATATAGATCGTCGTGAATTTAATGATGTTTGCGATAAATTGTTGAGAGATAATTTGAGGCCAGCTGTAGGACACCCTGTTCTTCAAGGTATTACAAAAGCTTCGCTTCAAACAGAATCGTTTATCTCTGCGGCCTCGTTCCAAGAGACAACGCGTGTTCTTACGGAAGCAGCCGTTGCTGGAAAGAAAGATAATCTTATTGGCTTAAAAGAGAATGTGATTGTGGGACGTTTGATTCCTGCAGGAACAGGAAGTGTGATTAATACTCTAAAGCGTGTGGCAACAAAGCTTGATCTTGAAAGACTTTCTCCAGAGAAA